GAGCTTGTTTCTCCGCTTCAAGAATCTTATATAATACATCCTTAGGAATTTCCTTCCGCTCATAATGTCTGACGCTTCAGCAGCTAAGAACAACATCAACTAAGGATGTTGAATGTGCACTGGCATCTGCCATAGGAACTTGGTCATCATTGTAGCTATCCTTTGAGGAGAGAAGGGAGAAGAAGTTTTTCCAAACAAATGTTCCTCCATCATTCCGCACGCGTGATATTTACAAGTCATTTTAAGGTCGATTTCAAATACCTTCTGGACCTTCGAATGGTCTTTTGGGCATTGGGCGACGTCTTATAGGATTCAACGGTTCAAACGGATCAAAAGGATAAAGTGGTTCTAAAGGCTGATCTGATAAGCGCAGGAGAACGTATGTCACAGGCCTTTGATCATTGCCATTTCTGTTTTTTTGAAAGGAGAAAGGAGAAGAGTTCTTTTTCAAAACAAGTTTCCTCCATTGTGCCTATGACATGCGTCATAATAATATGACATGTGTCATGCTTATATACTTTTTGCACCTAGATTAGCACTAAGATAGATCTTTGCAAAAATAACACTTACGGAAGAAAACTTTATACTCGTAGTCTCTTAAAGTTGGAAAAGTGAAAGGTGAACATGTTGTCTAAAGTCATCATTGTTTATGAGTCGAAGTATGGTAACACTAAACTTGTGGCGAAAACAATCATAGAAGGAATGAGAGAAGTTGAAGGAACAGAAGTTGTCCTCAGTAAACTCAAAGAAGTTGATCTTGAGAAAATCCCTGATTATAATGCGATTTTGATTGGATCTCCGAATCATTGGGGCGGACCAACCAGAGGCATCAAAAAGTTCATCGACAAACTCGGCAAGCTTTCTTTAAAGGGAACGATGTTTGCTGTTTTTGACACACACATATCAAAGGAGATTTTGAAAAAGCTGTGAAGAAGATGGAGAAGAGAATAAAAGAAAAAATTCCAGAATCTAAATTGTTGATTTCTGGGCTGTCAATAAAGGTTCAGGGAATGAAGGGTCCGATTCTAGAGGAAGAGTTTCCCAAATGTAAAGAGTTTGGAAAAAGCGTAGCGGTTAAGTTGAGGATTTGACAAAACATTTAAGATGTTTGTTGATTTTGTTGAGGTGGATGTGTATGCCTCGGTAGCTCAGTGGCTAGAGCAACAGCCTTGTAAGCTGTAGGTCGCGGGTTCAATTCCCGCTCGGGGCTTCCTTATGGTTTTCTGTTGGTTTGTGTGTGTTTGGTGCTTTGACTAGACTGCCCTATTAGGCGGCAAATAGGCTGGCATTTGAAGAAAAGGGGGAGTTAGGGTTTGGTTTCTTTTTCGAAGAGGAGGTAGTGGTTGACTAGGGTTGGGGTTCCTTGGGCTTGGTAAGTGTGGAGGTGCCAGCCTTGTTTTTGGTACTCTTGGATTGCTTTGGCGATTTTTTTGTGGTGCCCGACTTGGATGCATATGTATTCTTTCATTCTAGCTCACCTGTGAAGTCTTGAGGTAGGTTGGTTTCTTAAGGTTTTGTTCGGTGTTTATTGGCTGTAATCATTATAGAAAAGGGGTGTGTTTGTGTGGGTTATTTGCTCCATGTTTGGTTTGAGAACTCTATTGCGTCTAGGACTTTTTGTTTGAAGCCGTTGTTTTTGCATCCAAATGTGTACATTACTAAGCTTTCGTAGGCGAAGAAGTGCATGCTTTTTCCGGGGTAGACTATTTTCGGCTTAGCAATCTCCACATCTGTATTTTTGATAAGTTCTTTTTATTGACTTCTTAATCTTGGTATTAACATTGGCACCTTTTTCTTATAATCTTCATATTCTTTGCCAAATTCTTTAATCAGCTCTTCCTCTTCCTTCCTTGATATGAGGAAAACAAGCACAATCATCAAGGGGGTAGAGAGTAAAGAATACCATGCGGATAATAGAAACGAGATTCCCACATGTGCAAGTAATCCGCCAAGGTATTGTGGATGTCTAACAATAGAATAGCTCCCTCTGGTGACAATTTTCTCTGTTCTATGCGTTTCTGCTGCCTTTAGGGTTGTCTCTTTTACGCCGTTGATTGCAAGCCAAGCACCGGCTATAAGGAATGATATGCAGATTGTCAGGTGGAGCAGAGGAATTGGGAAATTGACAACTGGAAGTAGGACTGATAAATTCTGAAGAATTGGAATAGTAAATCTGTGCTGAGGTGAACCCCAGATTCCCATCCAAAAGAAAAAGAAACCCCATCCTGAAATGAGCCCATAAATCTCACCAATTTTAGTTCCTTTCCCCTTTCCATATCTTTCTTGAAGTTTTAGATGCTCAACCGACAAAAAATGAAGTGGTATTGTTGCAATCGCGCCTAATATGGAAATGAGAAACCATATACACATTTTACCACTTTTGAGTTCCAATACTTGGATTATTTACTGATGTTTCTTCTCGATGCTAATTAGTTCTTTTGGTTCTCCTATAACTTTTCTGCGCGTGTTTATTTATTTTAAGGCTTTCTCTTTTCTCTGGCGGCGCGTGACTATATGTTAGATGCAGGAAACGAGAGTTGCGAAAAGCTTGTTCTCAGCTTTCTTA
This portion of the Candidatus Bathyarchaeota archaeon genome encodes:
- a CDS encoding flavodoxin domain-containing protein, coding for MSKVIIVYESKYGNTKLVAKTIIEGMREVEGTEVVLSKLKEVDLEKIPDYNAILIGSPNHWGGPTRGIKKFIDKLGKLSLKGTMFAVFDTHISKEILKKL
- a CDS encoding isoprenylcysteine carboxylmethyltransferase family protein; translation: MCIWFLISILGAIATIPLHFLSVEHLKLQERYGKGKGTKIGEIYGLISGWGFFFFWMGIWGSPQHRFTIPILQNLSVLLPVVNFPIPLLHLTICISFLIAGAWLAINGVKETTLKAAETHRTEKIVTRGSYSIVRHPQYLGGLLAHVGISFLLSAWYSLLSTPLMIVLVFLISRKEEEELIKEFGKEYEDYKKKVPMLIPRLRSQ